One segment of Myxococcus guangdongensis DNA contains the following:
- a CDS encoding DNA adenine methylase, with translation MPRARDSRTSPPSSAFQHHTRIDCAHRGRHERRDWRCDWGKGAACAFPLGGWFGGKSRAAHLVWSAFGDVANYVEPFAGSLAVLLARPTPPGVETVNDLDTYLANFWRALRAAPDEVARHADWPVNEADLHARHRWLVAQGDFRQRMRQDPDFFDAKVAGWWVWGICQWIGSGWCSQPAWEEQASSGAEKTCGIATSEYSKRPMLDKPGRGIHQLSVRGTSTSEHAQRPSLNSSSVHARRVQSLSESATWAKRPSLARGGKGVHGLSQQIPMLKGDSGATGRGVLASGKRGGVLAWMQALAERLRHVRVCCGDWSRVLSPNVTERIGVTGVLLDPPYSDAADRDPSIYAEEDLQVAHRVREWALANGDNPRLRIALCGYEGEHGMPASWRCVAWKAPGGYAAARGNHENALRERIWLSPHCLAPADEPLRGLPLAVLLGGAA, from the coding sequence GTGCCGCGGGCGCGCGACTCAAGGACATCTCCACCGAGTTCGGCATTTCAACATCACACGCGCATCGACTGTGCGCACAGAGGGCGCCATGAGCGGCGGGATTGGAGGTGTGACTGGGGGAAGGGTGCTGCGTGCGCCTTTCCCCTGGGGGGTTGGTTCGGCGGGAAGTCGCGCGCGGCCCACCTGGTGTGGAGCGCCTTCGGCGACGTGGCCAACTACGTGGAGCCGTTCGCCGGCAGCCTCGCGGTGCTGCTCGCGCGTCCCACGCCGCCCGGCGTGGAGACGGTGAACGACCTGGACACGTACCTGGCCAACTTCTGGCGGGCGCTCCGCGCCGCGCCGGATGAGGTGGCGCGGCACGCGGACTGGCCCGTCAACGAGGCGGACCTGCACGCCCGGCACCGGTGGTTGGTGGCCCAGGGGGACTTCCGCCAGCGGATGCGCCAGGACCCGGACTTCTTCGACGCGAAGGTGGCCGGCTGGTGGGTGTGGGGCATCTGCCAGTGGATTGGCAGCGGCTGGTGCTCGCAGCCCGCATGGGAGGAGCAGGCCTCGTCCGGCGCCGAGAAGACGTGCGGCATCGCGACGTCCGAGTACTCGAAGCGGCCGATGCTCGACAAGCCGGGACGGGGCATCCACCAACTCTCCGTGCGCGGGACGTCGACGTCCGAGCATGCCCAGCGCCCGAGCCTCAACAGCAGCAGCGTCCACGCGCGCCGGGTGCAGAGCCTCTCCGAGTCGGCCACGTGGGCGAAGCGGCCGAGCCTCGCTCGCGGCGGGAAGGGTGTGCACGGCCTGTCCCAGCAGATTCCCATGTTGAAGGGAGACAGCGGCGCCACCGGGCGCGGCGTCCTCGCGAGCGGGAAGCGCGGGGGCGTCTTGGCGTGGATGCAGGCCCTGGCCGAGCGCCTGCGCCACGTGCGCGTCTGCTGTGGCGATTGGAGCCGAGTCCTCTCACCCAACGTCACCGAGCGGATTGGCGTGACGGGCGTGCTGCTGGACCCGCCGTACTCGGACGCGGCCGACCGGGACCCGAGCATCTACGCGGAGGAAGACCTGCAGGTGGCCCACCGGGTGCGTGAGTGGGCCCTGGCCAACGGGGACAACCCCCGGCTGCGCATCGCCCTGTGCGGCTACGAGGGTGAGCACGGGATGCCCGCGAGCTGGCGCTGCGTCGCATGGAAGGCGCCGGGTGGGTACGCGGCCGCGCGCGGCAACCACGAGAACGCGCTGCGCGAGCGCATCTGGCTCAGCCCTCACTGCCTTGCGCCCGCGGATGAGCCGCTCCGTGGACTCCCCCTGGCTGTCCTTCTTGGAGGTGCCGCATGA